Proteins encoded by one window of Emticicia oligotrophica DSM 17448:
- a CDS encoding IS5 family transposase — translation MEILSKNTIEQYILPNLSIGLRGKECEIEQLTAIVSAILYRLKTGCQWRQLPVKQFFNNKVLTWQGVYYHFNEWVKDGSWTKVWINILASNYSYLDLSCIQLDGSHTLAKRGGEAVGYQGRKASKTTNLLFLADNQGQMLACASPQEGKHNDLYNIQELFEELCQMLIKAGINLRGLFLNADAGFDSKEFRQICKNKEIEANIDVNSRNNKIENQSTEYQHFDEELYKRRVLIEHANAWMDSFKALLVRFETKAINWVALNLLAFSVRFLRKIKYKS, via the coding sequence GTGGAAATCTTGAGTAAAAATACGATTGAACAATATATATTACCAAATTTAAGTATTGGTTTACGTGGAAAAGAGTGTGAAATAGAACAGTTGACAGCTATTGTTTCAGCAATTTTATATCGTTTGAAAACAGGTTGTCAATGGCGTCAACTGCCAGTAAAGCAATTTTTTAATAATAAGGTTTTAACATGGCAAGGAGTCTATTATCACTTTAATGAATGGGTCAAGGACGGCTCTTGGACAAAAGTTTGGATAAATATTTTAGCATCAAACTATTCATATTTAGACTTATCTTGTATCCAACTTGATGGTAGTCATACACTTGCCAAACGTGGAGGTGAAGCTGTTGGGTATCAAGGTCGAAAAGCATCAAAAACAACTAATTTGCTCTTTTTAGCTGATAATCAGGGACAAATGTTGGCATGTGCCAGCCCACAAGAAGGAAAACACAACGACCTTTATAATATTCAGGAACTCTTTGAAGAACTGTGTCAAATGCTCATAAAAGCAGGAATTAATCTCAGAGGCCTTTTTCTAAATGCTGATGCTGGATTCGATAGCAAAGAATTTCGTCAAATTTGTAAAAATAAAGAAATTGAAGCCAATATTGATGTTAATTCTCGAAATAACAAAATAGAAAATCAATCTACTGAATATCAGCATTTTGATGAAGAGTTATACAAACGACGAGTACTCATTGAGCACGCTAATGCTTGGATGGATAGTTTCAAAGCATTACTTGTCAGGTTTGAAACGAAAGCAATTAACTGGGTGGCTTTAAATTTATTGGCATTCTCAGTTCGTTTTTTACGAAAAATTAAATATAAAAGTTAA
- a CDS encoding RNA polymerase sigma factor gives MNFSFSKQWSDQAIVEGILAGGRQEHDALIALYKKFHISLERFITHRSSGRDYAKQPEDIIWEAIEAFVINVKKESYNIKDASLETYLKSICKNLWFRYISSEASRDERQTKYMLDWDELDEDVSETLIEKENWSYYIDLVNKAGKNCRLILDMRLVDGLSMQEISQKLINEGIFENDQTVRNTKSKCLKKIMEMINLNF, from the coding sequence ATGAATTTTAGTTTTTCAAAACAATGGAGTGACCAAGCAATTGTGGAGGGTATCCTTGCAGGAGGACGCCAAGAACATGATGCATTAATTGCCCTGTATAAAAAATTCCATATTTCATTAGAACGCTTTATTACTCATCGTAGCTCTGGCCGAGATTATGCCAAACAACCAGAAGATATTATATGGGAGGCAATCGAAGCTTTTGTAATCAATGTAAAAAAAGAATCCTACAATATAAAAGACGCTTCATTAGAAACATATTTAAAAAGTATTTGTAAAAACCTATGGTTTCGATATATTTCATCAGAAGCTTCACGCGATGAACGTCAAACTAAATATATGTTGGATTGGGATGAACTTGACGAAGATGTAAGCGAAACACTGATTGAAAAAGAAAATTGGTCGTATTACATAGATTTAGTTAATAAAGCGGGTAAAAATTGTAGATTAATATTAGATATGCGTTTGGTTGATGGTTTATCTATGCAAGAAATTTCACAAAAATTAATAAATGAAGGTATTTTTGAAAATGACCAAACAGTTCGAAATACCAAGAGCAAATGCTTAAAGAAAATAATGGAAATGATAAATTTGAACTTCTAA
- the ispF gene encoding 2-C-methyl-D-erythritol 2,4-cyclodiphosphate synthase: protein MNIRIGQGYDVHQLAEGYDLCIGGIKIPHTVGSVGHSDADVLLHAMCDALLGAAAMGDIGKHFKNTDPRWKGIDSKVLLKIVVEMLAKEGYKIGNIDSTVCLQEPKIGKYIPEMIKAISEVTGLPENCISIKATTTEEMGFVGHKEGLDAHAIALIYK, encoded by the coding sequence ATGAATATTAGAATAGGACAAGGCTATGACGTACACCAATTAGCAGAAGGTTATGATTTATGCATTGGTGGTATAAAAATTCCACATACAGTTGGTTCAGTTGGTCATTCGGATGCCGATGTTTTGCTTCACGCAATGTGCGATGCACTTTTAGGGGCAGCAGCAATGGGCGATATTGGTAAACATTTCAAAAATACTGACCCTCGTTGGAAAGGTATAGATAGCAAGGTTTTATTGAAAATTGTAGTTGAAATGTTGGCAAAAGAAGGTTATAAAATCGGGAATATAGATTCTACCGTTTGTTTACAAGAACCTAAAATCGGAAAGTATATTCCAGAAATGATTAAGGCGATTTCAGAAGTAACAGGTTTGCCAGAAAACTGTATTTCAATAAAAGCCACAACTACTGAAGAGATGGGATTTGTAGGCCATAAAGAAGGTCTAGATGCCCATGCTATTGCTTTGATATATAAATGA
- a CDS encoding amidohydrolase family protein, with product MKKLAFTFGLLLTISSLQAQQIKIGDNAGTVTFEEYEPKSTLVVPGKPITRAKFPFIDVHNHQWEMNSKENLQKLIVEMDKMNMGLMVNLSGRGFNQDETKSTAGLVEMINAVKTNYPTRFAVFTNIDFSKINEPDWTAKAVKTLEEDVKLRGAKGLKIYKSLGFSVKDNGKLVPVDDPRIDPIWAKAGELGIPVLIHTADPASFWDPLNAQNERWLELKTHPGRKRDASQGKDFSWKQLIEQQHNVFRKHPKTTFINAHMGWYPNNLAKLDSLMDAFPNMYAEIGAVIAELGRQPRMAKKFFEKRQDRILFGKDSWVPDEYQTYFRVLESEDEYFPYHKKYHAYWRMYGMGLSDEVLKKVYYKNALKIIPGLDKSQFPK from the coding sequence ATGAAAAAACTTGCTTTTACTTTTGGCTTGTTACTGACTATCAGCTCTTTACAAGCTCAGCAAATCAAAATTGGTGATAATGCTGGAACGGTTACTTTTGAAGAATACGAACCGAAATCTACACTTGTTGTACCAGGAAAGCCTATTACTAGAGCTAAATTCCCTTTTATTGATGTCCATAATCATCAGTGGGAAATGAATAGTAAAGAGAATCTCCAAAAGCTTATTGTGGAGATGGATAAAATGAATATGGGCTTAATGGTAAACTTGAGTGGAAGAGGTTTTAATCAAGATGAAACTAAAAGTACAGCGGGTTTAGTTGAAATGATAAATGCCGTTAAGACCAATTATCCTACGCGTTTTGCTGTGTTTACAAATATTGATTTCTCAAAAATTAATGAACCTGATTGGACAGCCAAAGCGGTAAAAACACTCGAAGAAGATGTGAAACTTCGTGGAGCAAAAGGCCTAAAAATCTATAAAAGCCTTGGTTTTAGCGTGAAAGATAATGGTAAATTAGTACCAGTTGATGACCCTCGTATTGACCCTATTTGGGCAAAAGCTGGTGAATTAGGAATACCTGTATTGATTCACACCGCCGACCCAGCCTCTTTTTGGGACCCACTCAATGCTCAAAACGAGCGTTGGTTAGAATTAAAAACTCACCCAGGACGCAAGCGTGATGCGAGTCAAGGAAAGGATTTTTCATGGAAGCAGTTGATTGAGCAGCAGCACAATGTTTTCAGAAAACACCCAAAAACTACTTTTATTAATGCACACATGGGTTGGTATCCAAATAATTTAGCTAAACTTGATAGCCTGATGGATGCATTCCCGAATATGTATGCAGAAATCGGTGCGGTTATTGCCGAATTGGGTCGCCAACCAAGAATGGCCAAGAAATTCTTTGAAAAACGCCAAGATAGAATTCTTTTCGGAAAAGATTCTTGGGTTCCTGATGAATACCAAACCTACTTTAGAGTTTTAGAAAGTGAAGATGAGTATTTTCCTTATCATAAAAAATACCATGCATACTGGAGAATGTATGGCATGGGGCTTTCAGATGAGGTTTTAAAGAAAGTTTATTATAAAAATGCCCTAAAAATTATTCCGGGCTTAGATAAATCTCAATTTCCTAAGTAA
- a CDS encoding amidohydrolase: protein MKKTYLFIIVGLLASSMSFAQKKKAATAPPDKLELLKQEVIKKIDDRQKFTQEVNDMIFSFGELGFQEYETSKYLTNLLEKNGFTVERGVAGMPTAWIAKWGSGKPVIAIGSDIDCIPKASQKPGVAYKDPIVEGAPGHGEGHNSGQALNITAALALKELMEREKISGTLMLWPGVAEEQVGAKAIFVREGYFKDVDACIFTHVGDNLGVSWGDAGNNGLVSVKFHFEGEAAHAAGAPWRGRSALDAVELMDIGWNFKREHLETTQRSHYVISDGGDQPNVVPSKATVWYYFRDRTYPRIKKLFDSGIKIAEGAAMMTDTKFTYEILGSAWPGHFNKPIAETMYQNIKRVGLPQWSEDDQKLAKAAQKELKAPKIEGLATKLDTMSEPVYSPNIVRQGGSDDIADISWSLPTVVLRYPSNMPGMPGHHWANAITMATPIAHKGCTAGAKAEALTILDMLFKPEIIKNAWEYYNKEQTKEIKYTPLISKDDKPAIKLNKEIMEKFRPEMSKYYYDPTKYKTYLEQLGIKYPTVKE, encoded by the coding sequence ATGAAAAAAACTTACCTCTTCATCATTGTGGGGCTATTGGCAAGTAGTATGAGTTTCGCTCAGAAAAAGAAAGCAGCCACTGCTCCGCCCGACAAACTTGAACTTTTAAAACAGGAGGTCATTAAGAAAATTGACGACCGACAAAAGTTTACGCAAGAAGTAAACGATATGATTTTTAGTTTCGGTGAATTGGGCTTTCAAGAATACGAAACATCAAAGTATCTAACTAATTTACTCGAAAAAAATGGTTTTACGGTTGAAAGAGGTGTAGCCGGAATGCCAACCGCTTGGATTGCTAAATGGGGTTCTGGTAAGCCTGTAATCGCCATTGGTAGTGATATAGACTGTATACCGAAGGCTTCACAGAAACCTGGAGTTGCTTACAAAGACCCAATCGTAGAAGGTGCTCCCGGCCATGGTGAAGGGCATAATTCGGGTCAAGCTCTCAATATTACTGCTGCATTAGCATTGAAAGAATTAATGGAGCGTGAAAAGATTTCGGGTACATTAATGCTATGGCCAGGAGTAGCCGAAGAGCAAGTAGGTGCAAAGGCTATCTTTGTTCGTGAAGGTTATTTCAAAGATGTAGATGCTTGTATTTTTACCCACGTGGGTGATAATCTAGGTGTTTCATGGGGTGATGCAGGAAATAATGGACTCGTTTCGGTAAAATTTCATTTTGAAGGTGAGGCTGCCCACGCAGCGGGTGCTCCTTGGCGTGGAAGAAGTGCCTTAGATGCCGTTGAATTAATGGATATTGGTTGGAATTTCAAGCGTGAACACTTGGAAACAACACAACGTTCGCATTATGTAATTTCTGATGGTGGCGACCAACCAAACGTTGTTCCATCGAAAGCTACTGTTTGGTATTATTTCCGTGACCGCACTTACCCAAGAATCAAAAAATTATTTGATAGTGGTATAAAGATAGCTGAAGGTGCAGCTATGATGACCGATACAAAGTTTACTTATGAAATTTTAGGTAGTGCTTGGCCAGGCCACTTCAATAAGCCTATTGCCGAAACAATGTATCAAAACATAAAGCGAGTTGGTTTACCACAATGGTCGGAGGATGACCAAAAGTTGGCAAAAGCTGCCCAAAAAGAATTGAAAGCTCCCAAAATTGAAGGATTAGCAACTAAACTTGATACGATGAGTGAGCCAGTATATTCACCAAATATTGTACGTCAAGGAGGTTCTGATGATATTGCGGATATTTCTTGGTCTTTGCCTACTGTGGTTTTACGTTATCCATCAAATATGCCAGGAATGCCGGGCCACCATTGGGCAAATGCCATCACAATGGCTACTCCAATTGCACATAAAGGTTGTACTGCAGGAGCAAAGGCTGAAGCGTTGACAATCTTAGATATGCTATTTAAGCCAGAAATTATTAAAAATGCTTGGGAATACTATAACAAAGAGCAGACAAAAGAGATTAAATATACGCCATTAATCTCGAAAGATGATAAGCCAGCTATTAAGCTCAACAAAGAAATTATGGAGAAGTTTCGCCCTGAAATGAGCAAGTATTATTATGACCCAACTAAATACAAAACGTATTTAGAACAATTAGGCATTAAATATCCTACGGTAAAAGAGTAA
- a CDS encoding sodium:proton antiporter — MTTTIIITLCILLLLAYIFDITSAKTKVPSVILLLILGWLVRQSTDFFELKVPNLNVILPVLGTVGLILIVLEGSLELELNRSKFPMIGKSSVIALVPMLIFSFALAACFQYFGESSFKIALANAIPLGIISSAIAIPSARNLSVEKREFITYESSLSDIYGVIFFNFITLNDNIGSESVGHFLLELLLIVVISFVATLGLAYLLGRIKHHVKYVPIILLVVLIYSISKVYHLPALIFILLFGLFLGNLDELKSFKLIERLKPDILDKEVHKFGELTTEIAFLIRALFFLLFGFLIETLEILNTDTIIWAFGIVLGIYFLRGLQLYAMKIPLKPIIFIAPRGLITILLFLSIPLGQNISLANKSLIIQVIILTALVMMFGLMQVKNEDSETVDINRSEF, encoded by the coding sequence ATGACAACTACAATCATTATCACCCTTTGTATTCTATTACTTTTAGCTTATATATTTGATATTACATCGGCCAAAACAAAAGTTCCTTCTGTCATTCTTTTGTTAATATTAGGTTGGTTGGTGCGTCAGAGTACCGATTTTTTTGAGCTAAAAGTACCTAATCTCAACGTTATTTTACCTGTTTTAGGTACTGTTGGCTTGATTTTAATCGTATTAGAAGGTTCATTAGAGTTAGAATTGAATCGTTCGAAATTTCCAATGATAGGTAAGTCTTCGGTGATTGCCTTAGTACCAATGCTTATTTTTAGTTTTGCATTGGCAGCTTGTTTTCAATATTTTGGAGAAAGTTCTTTTAAAATTGCTTTAGCAAATGCAATTCCACTAGGTATCATCAGTAGTGCGATTGCGATTCCGAGTGCGAGAAATTTATCGGTTGAAAAACGTGAGTTTATCACTTATGAAAGTAGTCTTTCGGATATTTATGGTGTAATTTTCTTTAATTTTATTACTTTAAACGATAATATTGGCTCTGAATCAGTAGGCCATTTTTTATTGGAATTATTGCTGATTGTTGTTATCTCGTTTGTTGCTACTTTAGGTTTGGCCTATTTGCTGGGGCGAATTAAACATCACGTAAAATACGTACCTATCATCTTACTGGTGGTTTTGATTTACAGTATTTCGAAGGTATATCACTTGCCTGCTTTGATTTTTATTTTACTTTTTGGTTTATTTTTGGGTAATCTCGATGAGTTGAAAAGTTTTAAACTCATTGAAAGACTAAAACCTGATATTTTAGATAAAGAAGTACATAAGTTTGGAGAATTAACCACCGAAATCGCATTTTTGATTAGAGCATTATTCTTTCTATTATTTGGTTTTTTGATTGAAACTTTAGAAATTTTAAATACGGATACCATCATTTGGGCGTTCGGAATAGTATTGGGTATTTATTTCCTTAGAGGATTACAACTCTATGCGATGAAAATTCCTTTAAAGCCTATTATCTTTATTGCACCTAGAGGTTTGATAACTATTCTACTGTTTTTATCAATTCCACTGGGGCAAAATATTAGTTTAGCCAATAAATCATTGATTATTCAAGTAATTATTCTAACTGCATTGGTTATGATGTTTGGGCTGATGCAGGTTAAAAATGAAGATTCAGAAACTGTAGACATCAATCGTTCTGAATTTTGA
- a CDS encoding alanine dehydrogenase: protein MTGQSISELARQSTLYPQESPAIVKQSDKNLFIGLPKEISLQENRIALTPDAVALLVRNGHEILVEKGAGEGAKFSDTEYSEAGARIVYSPEEVYEANLIVKIEPLMDSEMDYLKPGQTIISTLKVPNLSRNYFERLNEKRITGIGFELIQDKVGNFPIIRTMSEIAGSTVMLIAAEYLSSAHDGRGMILGGITGVPPTKIVIIGAGTVGEYAARAALGLGAEIKVFDQHIYRLQRLKYSVGQHIYTAIIDSDTLTDALIRADVVIGAMRSDDGVAPMIVTEEMVSRMKPNSIIIDVSIDQGGCFETSEMTTHGQPTFQKYGITHYCVPNIASRVAHTASIALSNVFTPFLLKAGNVGGIEEMIFAKQWFTKGVYCFNGSLTNLPLAQRFNLRYKDLSLLIAARM, encoded by the coding sequence ATGACAGGACAATCTATTTCGGAATTAGCACGGCAATCTACACTCTATCCACAAGAGTCACCGGCTATTGTCAAACAAAGTGATAAAAACCTTTTTATTGGTTTACCGAAAGAAATTTCACTCCAAGAAAACCGTATTGCTCTCACACCTGATGCCGTTGCACTTTTAGTTCGCAATGGTCATGAAATATTGGTTGAAAAAGGAGCTGGTGAAGGAGCAAAATTTTCAGATACTGAATACAGCGAAGCTGGTGCTCGTATTGTTTACAGCCCAGAAGAAGTTTATGAAGCCAATTTGATTGTAAAAATAGAACCTTTAATGGATTCTGAAATGGATTATCTAAAGCCCGGACAGACCATTATTTCTACATTAAAAGTACCAAATCTTAGCCGAAATTACTTTGAACGCCTCAATGAAAAACGTATCACAGGTATTGGCTTCGAACTTATCCAAGATAAAGTCGGCAACTTCCCTATTATCAGAACTATGAGTGAAATTGCAGGAAGTACTGTAATGCTCATTGCCGCCGAATATTTAAGCAGTGCCCATGATGGAAGAGGAATGATTTTAGGAGGAATTACGGGAGTACCTCCAACTAAAATTGTCATTATTGGTGCGGGAACTGTGGGCGAATATGCCGCTCGTGCCGCCCTTGGACTTGGGGCTGAGATTAAAGTTTTCGACCAGCATATTTATCGACTTCAACGTTTAAAATATTCAGTTGGGCAGCATATCTATACAGCCATCATTGATTCTGATACCTTAACCGATGCCCTCATTAGAGCTGATGTAGTGATTGGTGCAATGAGGTCTGATGATGGTGTAGCACCAATGATTGTAACCGAAGAAATGGTATCAAGGATGAAACCTAATTCTATCATCATTGATGTGTCGATTGACCAAGGTGGGTGTTTTGAAACTTCAGAAATGACCACCCATGGCCAACCTACTTTCCAAAAATATGGTATCACCCATTATTGTGTACCCAATATTGCTTCAAGAGTAGCTCATACTGCTAGTATTGCTTTGAGTAATGTCTTTACGCCTTTTTTGTTAAAAGCAGGAAATGTTGGAGGAATTGAAGAAATGATTTTTGCCAAGCAATGGTTTACCAAGGGAGTATATTGCTTCAATGGTAGCCTTACTAATCTTCCACTTGCCCAAAGATTTAATTTAAGATACAAAGACCTTAGCCTTTTGATTGCCGCAAGAATGTAA
- the tsaE gene encoding tRNA (adenosine(37)-N6)-threonylcarbamoyltransferase complex ATPase subunit type 1 TsaE, giving the protein MIYKIEDLSSIAAQVIAAAKDYRIWIFEGEMGAGKTTLIREVCKALGVEGHIQSPTFSIVNEYQTNDSETIFHFDFYRLKNETEALDFGVEEYFDSGNICLLEWAEKVESLLPEKCFNIKITLTDSSARNLEFSTT; this is encoded by the coding sequence ATGATTTATAAAATTGAAGATTTATCGTCGATAGCAGCACAAGTAATTGCTGCCGCTAAAGATTATAGAATTTGGATTTTTGAAGGCGAAATGGGAGCAGGAAAAACCACTCTAATCAGAGAAGTTTGTAAAGCTCTTGGTGTAGAAGGTCATATTCAAAGCCCTACTTTTTCAATCGTAAATGAGTATCAAACCAATGATAGTGAAACCATTTTTCATTTCGATTTTTACAGACTCAAAAACGAAACCGAGGCACTTGATTTTGGTGTGGAAGAATACTTCGATTCTGGCAATATTTGCTTACTCGAATGGGCAGAAAAAGTAGAATCACTACTTCCAGAAAAATGTTTCAATATAAAAATTACCCTAACCGATTCATCGGCTAGAAATCTTGAGTTTTCCACCACTTAG
- a CDS encoding penicillin-binding transpeptidase domain-containing protein: MFQDRKQIILSFFFLICGIYAFRLFYLQVIDDTYQTIGSTGALKKEVQVPLRGQIYDRNGKLLVANVDVYDMYVTPYKVKPMDTTMFCRLFNITRSYFDSTMTAAKSYSRNRATLFLRQLSKEDYARVADAMVNFPGFTFEQSFFRTYPARTMANALGYIGEISKKAYEEQEVEYYRSGDYIGITGLEKEYEMELRGRRGVKFTMMNVHGENKGSYSNGEFDTLAVIGKNLYTTVDVEVQQLADSLFQGKTGCAVAIEPRSGEILAIGSYPYYDPNILSGKQFAKNFKELYRNPDKPLNDRVATGFFRPGSTFKLVQALVALQLGAITPETFYVCGNAPVKCHGHPSGDLHNAVRFSCNPYFYQVFRKTMGMAGETNPFKEAPIMLSKWHEMVAKFGYGQKLGIDLPSESSGLLPSVKYYDKRYGQYQWKFSNIYSLSIGEGEVSVNMLKMANLAATIANRGYWVTPHLVRGIGQNGKGVKPEHREVHRTDIDTRNFEAIIGGMQDAVERGTVGGGAGIVEGIEICGKTGTSQNKKGKDNSIFIAFAPRYNPKIAIAVMVQNAGFGGSYAAPIATLMIEKYLKRKIERTALKERMMNTHIKTVEAMAAGANAKPIPSTTQDSKINTPSNSKPNAPVKPEKGATEKVIKTTFVKPKEQNVNQTK, encoded by the coding sequence ATGTTCCAAGACAGAAAGCAAATCATTCTTAGTTTTTTCTTTTTAATCTGCGGTATCTATGCATTTAGGTTATTTTACCTACAAGTAATAGATGATACCTACCAAACGATTGGCTCGACGGGGGCTTTGAAGAAGGAGGTTCAGGTTCCGCTCAGAGGGCAAATCTACGATAGAAACGGAAAACTTTTAGTGGCCAATGTAGATGTTTATGACATGTACGTTACGCCGTATAAAGTGAAACCAATGGACACAACGATGTTTTGTCGTTTGTTCAATATTACTCGTTCATATTTTGATAGCACGATGACTGCAGCTAAAAGCTATTCTCGTAACCGTGCTACTCTTTTTCTACGCCAACTTTCTAAAGAAGATTATGCTCGTGTGGCAGATGCAATGGTGAATTTCCCAGGATTTACTTTTGAGCAATCTTTCTTCCGTACTTATCCTGCCCGCACAATGGCCAATGCTTTAGGTTATATTGGTGAAATTAGTAAAAAAGCTTACGAAGAGCAAGAAGTTGAATATTATCGTAGTGGAGATTATATTGGCATTACTGGTCTTGAAAAAGAGTATGAAATGGAATTGCGGGGTAGGCGAGGAGTGAAATTTACGATGATGAATGTTCACGGTGAAAATAAAGGCTCTTATTCAAATGGCGAGTTTGATACACTTGCTGTAATTGGCAAAAACTTATATACAACGGTTGATGTTGAAGTGCAACAATTGGCCGACAGTCTTTTTCAAGGAAAAACAGGCTGTGCGGTGGCTATTGAGCCAAGAAGTGGTGAAATTTTAGCCATTGGTTCATATCCTTATTACGACCCAAACATACTTTCAGGTAAACAGTTTGCCAAGAATTTTAAAGAATTATACCGAAATCCTGATAAACCACTCAATGACCGTGTAGCAACTGGTTTCTTCCGACCAGGTTCTACTTTTAAATTAGTTCAGGCATTAGTGGCTTTACAATTAGGAGCTATTACGCCCGAAACATTCTATGTTTGTGGAAACGCTCCTGTAAAATGTCACGGACACCCATCGGGTGATTTACATAATGCCGTTCGTTTTTCGTGTAACCCTTATTTTTATCAGGTATTCAGAAAAACAATGGGTATGGCTGGCGAAACAAATCCCTTCAAAGAAGCTCCTATTATGTTATCGAAATGGCACGAAATGGTTGCTAAGTTTGGTTACGGTCAGAAATTAGGAATTGATTTGCCTTCCGAATCATCAGGCTTACTACCAAGCGTTAAATACTATGATAAACGCTATGGTCAGTATCAGTGGAAATTCTCGAATATTTACTCATTAAGTATCGGTGAAGGTGAAGTTTCAGTGAATATGCTCAAAATGGCTAATTTGGCTGCTACGATTGCCAATCGTGGTTATTGGGTTACTCCTCACTTGGTTAGAGGTATTGGACAAAATGGGAAAGGTGTGAAACCTGAACATCGTGAAGTGCACAGAACAGATATTGATACCCGTAATTTTGAAGCTATCATTGGTGGTATGCAAGACGCAGTTGAGCGTGGTACCGTAGGTGGAGGAGCAGGTATAGTTGAAGGTATTGAAATTTGTGGTAAAACAGGTACTTCGCAAAACAAAAAAGGTAAAGATAACTCTATTTTTATTGCATTTGCTCCACGTTATAATCCCAAAATTGCTATTGCGGTGATGGTTCAAAATGCAGGTTTTGGTGGTTCGTATGCGGCTCCAATTGCTACGTTGATGATTGAGAAGTACTTGAAACGTAAGATTGAACGTACGGCTTTGAAAGAACGCATGATGAATACTCACATCAAAACTGTGGAAGCTATGGCTGCTGGTGCTAATGCCAAACCAATTCCATCGACTACGCAAGACTCTAAAATCAATACACCTTCGAATTCGAAGCCAAATGCTCCTGTAAAGCCTGAAAAAGGTGCTACAGAAAAAGTAATCAAAACAACATTCGTAAAACCAAAAGAACAAAACGTAAATCAAACAAAATAG
- the rodA gene encoding rod shape-determining protein RodA: MARDIDIREGIDWTTVWLYALLVIFGWLNIYAAVYNPENPITIFSTSHNAGKQLLFIASTFILILIILFVDYKVYDSFAYIFYGFIILLLFATIFLATEIKGSRSWIKLGSTFSLQPAEFSKIFTALAISRYLSTQGVNITKVRDAIVAGLIVFVPPIIIILQKETGSALTFAAFIAVFYREGLPGIYPALGIALVILFVLVLFFNKFYVVAGLAVACGLFWYFFLKRYERTRQNLMRLIGVFVIASAFVFGVKFFTTSVLQPHQQKRIQVLVNPDSDPLGAGWNVTQSRVAISSGGVIGKGYLQGTQTKFDFVPEQSTDFIFCTVGEEWGFVGSVIVILLFAALLNRLINLAEKQRSKFSRIYGYCVASILFFHLFVNIGMTIGLMPVIGIPLPFLSYGGSSLWSFTILLFIFLKLDAHRSYKV, encoded by the coding sequence ATGGCACGTGATATAGATATTAGAGAAGGAATTGATTGGACAACCGTTTGGCTTTATGCTTTATTGGTTATTTTTGGGTGGTTGAATATTTATGCAGCGGTTTATAATCCTGAAAATCCGATAACCATTTTTTCTACGTCTCATAATGCTGGAAAACAGTTGTTGTTTATTGCATCAACGTTTATTCTAATTTTAATTATACTATTCGTAGATTATAAGGTTTATGATTCATTTGCCTATATATTTTACGGATTTATTATACTCTTGCTGTTTGCAACCATCTTTTTGGCAACTGAAATTAAAGGCTCTAGGTCTTGGATTAAATTAGGAAGTACTTTTTCTTTACAACCCGCCGAGTTTTCGAAAATCTTTACGGCACTTGCAATATCAAGATATTTAAGTACTCAGGGGGTTAATATTACGAAAGTACGAGATGCCATTGTGGCAGGTTTGATTGTTTTTGTGCCGCCGATCATTATTATTCTTCAAAAGGAAACAGGTTCAGCTCTTACTTTTGCTGCGTTTATTGCCGTTTTTTACCGTGAAGGTTTACCGGGTATTTATCCCGCCTTAGGCATCGCTTTGGTTATTTTATTTGTACTAGTACTATTCTTTAATAAATTCTACGTAGTTGCAGGTTTGGCCGTAGCGTGTGGGTTATTTTGGTATTTCTTCTTGAAGCGTTATGAACGTACACGTCAAAATCTTATGCGTTTGATTGGTGTTTTTGTTATTGCTTCTGCTTTTGTTTTTGGTGTTAAATTCTTTACTACTAGTGTTTTACAACCACACCAACAGAAGCGTATTCAGGTATTGGTGAATCCAGATTCTGACCCGCTTGGGGCTGGCTGGAACGTAACGCAATCAAGGGTAGCGATTAGTTCGGGAGGTGTTATTGGTAAAGGTTATTTACAAGGAACACAAACAAAGTTTGATTTCGTACCTGAACAATCGACTGACTTTATTTTTTGTACGGTTGGAGAAGAATGGGGGTTTGTTGGTAGTGTAATTGTTATTCTTCTTTTTGCAGCTTTGTTGAATCGACTTATCAATTTAGCTGAAAAACAGCGAAGTAAATTTTCGAGAATTTATGGTTATTGTGTCGCTAGTATTCTCTTCTTCCATTTATTTGTCAATATCGGAATGACTATTGGCTTAATGCCTGTAATTGGTATTCCATTACCATTTTTGAGTTATGGTGGTTCTTCGCTTTGGTCATTTACTATTTTATTGTTTATCTTCTTGAAACTTGATGCTCATAGAAGTTATAAAGTTTAA